A genome region from Thermoanaerobacterium xylanolyticum LX-11 includes the following:
- a CDS encoding TetR/AcrR family transcriptional regulator, whose protein sequence is MPESLTSREKQAIATKKRIYSCGVELIKKHGYDNITVKDIAEKANVSIGNYYHYFRSKYDLLVEIFKHGDEFFEAEVPKIIEAYTDCKDILVQYFLVYAKLAINDGIDMAKNLYIPTNKMFLTHGRSMQNMLIQILKNEQEKGKIPNTLDCEEITEKLFIVARGVIFDWCLKDGKTDLFAEMQDIISRMVESYIEK, encoded by the coding sequence GTGCCAGAAAGTTTAACTTCCAGAGAAAAGCAGGCTATTGCTACTAAAAAGAGGATTTACAGTTGCGGTGTAGAGCTCATAAAAAAACACGGGTATGACAACATAACTGTAAAAGACATAGCAGAAAAGGCCAATGTTTCGATAGGAAATTATTATCACTACTTTAGATCCAAATATGACCTTTTGGTGGAAATATTTAAGCATGGCGATGAATTTTTTGAGGCTGAAGTGCCGAAAATTATAGAGGCTTATACCGACTGCAAAGATATATTGGTTCAGTATTTTCTCGTATATGCCAAGCTTGCAATAAATGATGGAATAGATATGGCTAAAAATCTGTATATTCCGACGAATAAGATGTTTTTAACGCATGGACGTTCAATGCAGAATATGCTTATTCAAATATTAAAAAATGAGCAAGAAAAAGGCAAGATACCCAACACTCTGGACTGTGAAGAAATTACAGAGAAGCTATTTATTGTAGCGAGGGGCGTCATTTTTGATTGGTGCTTAAAAGACGGAAAAACCGACCTTTTTGCTGAAATGCAAGACATAATATCCAGAATGGTAGAAAGCTATATTGAAAAGTAG
- a CDS encoding FAD-dependent oxidoreductase — MDKKYSILFDEVSIGSCVIKNRFAMAPMGPLGLGDSEGGFNQRGIDYYVERAKGGTGLIITGVTFVDNDIEKHDMPNCPCSTHTPVHFIRTAREMTEKIHAYGSKVFLQLSGGFGRVTIPTNLGEHPPVAPSPIPHRWLDKTCRPLTKEEIRRIVVQFGKGAYNAKRAGFDGVQIHAVHEGYLLDQFAISMFNNRTDEYGGSLENRLRFAREVLEEIKNTCGSDFPVTLRYSVKSFIKDWRKGGLPGEEFEEKGRDIEEGIEAAKLLVEYGYDALDVDVGSYDAWWWSHPPMYQEKGLYIPYAKMVKEAVNVPVICAGRMDNPDLASDAVRDGACDIVSLGRPLLADPDYVNKLKAGDTASIRPCLSCHEGCMGRIQEYSALNCAVNPQACRESAERLIPTQHKKKVLIVGGGVSGCEAARVLALRGHEPIVYEKTGRLGGNLIPGGVPSFKEDDHALVAWYENELKKLNVEVHLNTELDAHDVINFDADVVIVATGSKPKVFSLGEGPLYTAQDVLLGKVDIGNDVVIIGGGLVGCETALWLKDMGKNVTIVEALPKLLAVNGPLCHANSEMLKELIPFKGIRTITSAKATAYDGKVLKVNTPDGDIDIAADTVILAVGYAPSDSLYKEVEDEIPNVYLIGDAGNVSNIMYAIWNAFEVAKNID, encoded by the coding sequence ATGGATAAAAAGTACAGCATTCTCTTTGATGAAGTGTCTATCGGAAGCTGTGTCATCAAAAACCGCTTTGCAATGGCTCCTATGGGACCATTAGGCCTTGGCGATTCCGAAGGTGGTTTCAATCAAAGAGGAATTGATTACTATGTTGAAAGAGCTAAAGGTGGTACAGGACTTATCATCACTGGCGTCACTTTTGTTGACAACGATATAGAAAAGCATGACATGCCTAATTGTCCATGTTCTACACATACTCCAGTTCACTTCATTAGGACTGCTCGTGAGATGACGGAGAAAATACATGCTTATGGTTCTAAGGTGTTTCTACAATTATCTGGTGGATTTGGAAGGGTTACAATTCCTACAAATTTAGGAGAACATCCGCCTGTTGCGCCATCACCTATCCCACACCGTTGGCTTGACAAGACATGCCGTCCTCTTACAAAAGAGGAAATTCGCAGGATAGTTGTGCAGTTTGGCAAGGGCGCTTACAATGCAAAGCGAGCAGGATTTGACGGCGTACAGATACACGCGGTACATGAAGGATACCTTTTAGACCAATTTGCCATATCTATGTTTAACAATCGAACAGATGAATACGGCGGAAGCCTTGAAAACAGACTGCGCTTTGCAAGGGAAGTCTTGGAGGAGATAAAAAACACATGTGGCAGTGATTTTCCGGTTACGCTAAGGTACAGTGTAAAAAGCTTCATCAAAGATTGGCGTAAAGGCGGTCTTCCAGGAGAGGAATTTGAAGAAAAGGGAAGAGATATTGAAGAAGGGATTGAGGCAGCTAAGCTTTTGGTTGAATATGGATACGATGCTTTGGACGTAGATGTAGGAAGTTACGACGCATGGTGGTGGAGCCATCCGCCAATGTACCAAGAAAAGGGGCTTTACATCCCATATGCAAAGATGGTGAAAGAAGCTGTAAATGTACCTGTCATATGTGCAGGACGCATGGATAACCCAGACCTTGCGTCAGATGCTGTAAGAGATGGAGCATGTGACATAGTTTCATTAGGTCGTCCACTTTTGGCTGATCCTGATTATGTAAATAAGCTTAAGGCAGGTGATACCGCTTCTATACGCCCTTGTTTATCATGTCATGAAGGATGTATGGGACGCATACAGGAGTATTCTGCTCTAAACTGCGCAGTAAACCCACAGGCATGCCGTGAAAGCGCTGAGCGGCTTATACCTACACAGCACAAAAAGAAGGTCTTAATTGTAGGTGGCGGTGTATCAGGCTGTGAGGCAGCCCGCGTTTTAGCACTTCGCGGACATGAGCCAATCGTGTATGAAAAAACTGGTAGGTTAGGCGGAAACCTGATTCCAGGCGGCGTGCCATCATTTAAAGAAGATGATCATGCGCTGGTGGCTTGGTATGAGAATGAGTTAAAGAAGTTAAACGTAGAAGTTCATCTAAATACAGAATTAGATGCCCATGATGTCATTAATTTTGATGCAGATGTAGTGATAGTTGCGACAGGTTCAAAGCCAAAAGTATTTTCACTGGGAGAAGGACCTTTATACACTGCACAAGATGTATTGTTAGGAAAAGTTGATATAGGAAATGATGTTGTCATAATTGGCGGTGGACTTGTAGGGTGTGAGACAGCACTGTGGCTTAAAGATATGGGCAAGAATGTGACGATAGTTGAGGCGCTTCCAAAGCTTTTGGCGGTAAATGGACCATTGTGTCATGCAAATAGCGAGATGCTAAAAGAATTGATACCTTTCAAAGGAATAAGGACTATAACATCTGCAAAAGCTACTGCATATGACGGAAAGGTGCTTAAAGTGAATACGCCTGATGGTGATATAGACATTGCAGCAGATACAGTTATTCTTGCAGTTGGATATGCTCCGTCTGATTCTCTGTATAAAGAGGTGGAAGACGAAATTCCAAATGTCTATCTGATTGGCGATGCTGGCAATGTTTCAAACATCATGTATGCAATATGGAATGCCTTTGAGGTTGCTAAAAATATAGATTAG
- a CDS encoding anti sigma factor C-terminal domain-containing protein, producing MYTFVYLFCYINENLKIQGVVVTGTAETLKSLRGLPFIKASSLGVVTDKY from the coding sequence TTGTATACATTTGTTTATCTGTTTTGTTATATTAATGAAAACTTAAAGATACAAGGCGTCGTTGTGACGGGTACTGCGGAAACTTTAAAATCTCTTAGAGGTTTACCTTTTATAAAGGCATCATCATTAGGTGTTGTCACGGATAAGTATTGA
- a CDS encoding L-ribulose-5-phosphate 4-epimerase, producing the protein MLEELKKKVYEANMLLVHYGLVKLTWGNVSGIDRKTGLFVIKPSGVEYDKLTLQDMVVVDLEGNVVEGKYNPSTDTATHLELYKAFTKIGGVAHTHSSWATSWAQAGLGIPCYGTTHADYMYGEIPCVRNLTIEEIDKAYEKNTGLIIAEYFKNRDYIAMPAVLCRNHGSFTWGVDAYDAVQNAVVLEESAKMAAYSRIINPFINPAPQELQDKHYYRKHGANAYYGQKTKS; encoded by the coding sequence ATGTTAGAAGAACTAAAAAAGAAGGTATATGAAGCAAATATGTTGCTGGTACATTATGGTTTAGTTAAGTTAACATGGGGAAATGTAAGTGGGATTGATCGAAAAACTGGACTTTTTGTAATAAAACCAAGTGGAGTAGAATATGACAAGTTAACTTTACAGGACATGGTAGTAGTTGATTTGGAAGGGAATGTAGTAGAAGGTAAGTATAATCCTTCTACTGATACTGCTACTCATTTGGAGTTATATAAAGCATTTACTAAAATTGGTGGTGTAGCTCATACTCATTCTTCATGGGCTACAAGTTGGGCTCAGGCAGGATTGGGAATTCCTTGCTATGGTACTACACATGCTGATTATATGTATGGAGAAATTCCATGTGTTAGAAATCTTACAATAGAAGAAATAGATAAAGCATATGAGAAAAATACAGGTTTAATAATTGCTGAATATTTTAAAAATAGGGATTATATAGCTATGCCGGCAGTTTTATGTAGAAATCATGGCTCATTTACATGGGGCGTTGATGCATATGATGCCGTACAAAATGCTGTAGTTCTAGAAGAATCGGCAAAAATGGCGGCATACTCAAGAATTATTAATCCGTTTATTAATCCAGCACCACAAGAATTGCAAGATAAACATTATTATCGGAAACATGGGGCTAATGCTTATTATGGACAAAAAACAAAAAGTTAA
- a CDS encoding L-ribulose-5-phosphate 3-epimerase, protein MRTYMIGLYEKAMPMQLSWKEKLEIAKAANYDYVEMSIDETDEKLARLDMTKKDRLELIETMYDVGIPIRTMCLSGHRKYPLGSSNYEISNKSLEIMEKAIKLADDLGIRVIMIAGYDVYYENSTSETQKRFFENVKKAVLMAAKYGIMLGFETMETEFMNTVWKAMFFIKNINSPYLGIYPDSGNIKNASLLYGSDVYDDLKSGVGHIFSLHLKETLPGKFREVPYGSGHVDFEKTIKTAWSIGVRRYVTEFWYMGNKNWKEDLININKKMRKILDAMTD, encoded by the coding sequence ATGAGGACGTATATGATAGGTTTATATGAAAAAGCAATGCCAATGCAATTAAGCTGGAAGGAAAAGTTAGAAATAGCTAAAGCGGCTAATTATGATTATGTGGAAATGAGTATTGATGAAACAGATGAAAAATTAGCAAGATTAGATATGACCAAGAAAGACAGATTAGAACTTATAGAAACTATGTATGATGTTGGAATACCAATCCGTACAATGTGCTTGAGTGGACACAGGAAATATCCATTAGGAAGCAGCAATTATGAAATAAGTAATAAGAGTTTAGAAATTATGGAGAAAGCAATTAAATTAGCAGATGATTTAGGAATAAGAGTAATAATGATTGCTGGATATGATGTTTATTATGAAAATTCAACTTCAGAAACTCAAAAGAGATTTTTTGAGAATGTAAAAAAAGCAGTTTTAATGGCAGCAAAGTATGGAATAATGCTTGGATTTGAAACTATGGAGACCGAATTTATGAATACCGTATGGAAGGCAATGTTCTTTATAAAAAATATTAACTCACCATATTTAGGAATATATCCGGATAGCGGTAATATAAAAAATGCGTCACTGTTGTATGGCTCAGATGTATATGATGATTTAAAATCAGGTGTTGGGCATATTTTTTCATTACATTTGAAAGAAACATTGCCAGGAAAGTTTAGAGAAGTACCATATGGAAGTGGACATGTAGACTTTGAAAAAACTATAAAAACTGCTTGGAGTATTGGGGTTAGAAGGTATGTAACGGAATTTTGGTACATGGGAAATAAAAATTGGAAAGAAGATTTAATAAATATAAATAAGAAGATGAGAAAAATTTTAGACGCAATGACAGATTAG
- the ulaG gene encoding L-ascorbate 6-phosphate lactonase, with amino-acid sequence MSKISEITREKWILGAFPEWGTWLNEEIDETQVLPGTFAMWWVGCTGIWIKTENNTNIAIDLWFGNGKRTQKNKEMDLFHQMRNMSGGRATQPNLRAAPIVFDPFAVTTVDAVLSTHFHNDHIDPFFAAAVINNCSDDVPFIGPLKSVEKWLSYGVPKERCKVVKPGDIVKIKDCEIVVLDSFDRTCIVTANEDIRGKCPTDMDEKAVNYLIKTPAGSVYHSGDSHYSIYFAKHGKDYQIDVALGSFGENPVGVQDKMTSVDILRMAEALNCKIVIPVHYDVWTNFKADPEEILMLYKFKKDILDYKFKVFIWDVGGKYVWPTDKDKIKYHYRRGFEDCFTDEPNVPFRSIL; translated from the coding sequence ATGAGCAAAATTTCCGAAATTACAAGAGAAAAATGGATATTAGGGGCTTTTCCTGAATGGGGAACGTGGCTTAATGAGGAAATAGATGAAACACAAGTATTGCCAGGTACATTTGCTATGTGGTGGGTTGGATGTACAGGAATTTGGATTAAAACAGAAAACAATACTAATATAGCTATAGATCTTTGGTTTGGCAATGGTAAAAGAACACAGAAAAATAAAGAAATGGATTTATTTCATCAAATGAGAAATATGTCGGGTGGAAGAGCAACGCAGCCTAACCTTCGTGCAGCACCTATTGTATTTGATCCTTTTGCAGTAACGACGGTGGATGCGGTTTTGTCTACACATTTCCACAATGATCATATTGATCCATTCTTTGCGGCGGCAGTGATAAATAATTGTTCTGATGATGTTCCATTTATAGGTCCACTAAAAAGCGTAGAAAAATGGTTAAGCTACGGTGTGCCAAAGGAAAGATGTAAAGTTGTAAAACCGGGAGATATAGTTAAAATTAAAGATTGCGAGATTGTAGTACTCGATTCTTTTGATAGAACATGTATTGTTACAGCAAATGAAGATATTCGTGGTAAATGTCCTACTGATATGGACGAAAAGGCGGTCAATTATCTTATTAAAACACCCGCTGGTTCTGTATATCATAGTGGAGATTCGCATTACTCTATTTATTTTGCAAAACATGGTAAAGATTATCAGATAGATGTAGCCTTGGGTTCTTTTGGTGAGAATCCTGTAGGTGTTCAGGATAAAATGACTTCTGTAGACATTTTGAGAATGGCGGAAGCATTAAATTGCAAAATTGTTATACCTGTCCATTATGATGTGTGGACAAATTTTAAAGCTGATCCCGAGGAAATATTAATGCTTTATAAATTTAAGAAAGATATTTTGGATTACAAATTTAAGGTATTTATTTGGGACGTGGGTGGAAAATATGTATGGCCTACAGATAAAGATAAAATAAAATATCACTATCGCAGAGGATTTGAAGATTGCTTCACAGATGAACCAAATGTTCCTTTCCGGTCAATATTATAG
- a CDS encoding PTS ascorbate transporter subunit IIC, with product MNLITNNIIIHFIIFQLMDKAPIFLGLVALVGLLLQKKKSVEVVDGVVKTMIGMVLLSTGAGVLSGTVGPIMSTLSKALNVKGVMPANEAAFGVAMGTKLADAITITFILGFFIHVFLARITPFKNTKNVYLTAHMMFFLSAFLNLALPSIIKISNTGTIILASILAALYWTYLPSLPRIIGKSFLNDTITIGHCNMTGAFMGHYIGKWFGNKEQDAENLKLPGFLSVFKDNTIVTTTLMILLFLGIGIATGSKNMTTLSGNTNWVVWVFIQSLTFAAGMVILLSGVRMLIAAIVPAFKGISDKIIPNAIPAVDCAAFFPYSPNGAVIGFIGSVVGALVVLALLISIKSSIIIFPSPIIMVFDGGVVGVFANKTGGWRGSLIAGFVNSFIAHLGLVALYPLMGCVYGSGLMFSNIDWTVVWLPVLYIIKAIGSLFGFAI from the coding sequence ATGAATTTAATAACCAATAATATAATTATCCATTTTATAATATTTCAGTTAATGGATAAAGCTCCAATCTTTCTTGGCTTAGTAGCACTTGTAGGTTTACTTTTGCAGAAAAAGAAATCTGTTGAAGTTGTTGATGGTGTAGTTAAGACGATGATTGGAATGGTACTTTTATCAACAGGTGCAGGAGTTTTAAGTGGTACTGTCGGTCCTATTATGAGCACATTAAGTAAAGCTTTAAATGTAAAAGGTGTTATGCCTGCTAATGAAGCTGCATTTGGAGTAGCTATGGGTACAAAATTAGCGGATGCTATTACAATTACTTTTATTCTTGGTTTTTTTATTCATGTATTTTTAGCAAGAATAACACCATTTAAAAATACAAAAAATGTGTATTTAACTGCACATATGATGTTTTTCTTATCTGCTTTTTTAAATTTGGCTTTACCCAGCATTATAAAGATAAGTAATACTGGAACTATTATATTAGCTTCTATACTTGCAGCTCTTTATTGGACATATTTGCCGTCACTACCAAGAATTATAGGTAAAAGTTTTTTGAATGATACAATTACAATTGGGCATTGCAACATGACTGGTGCATTTATGGGTCATTATATTGGGAAATGGTTTGGAAATAAAGAACAGGATGCTGAAAACTTAAAGTTACCTGGTTTTCTCTCTGTATTTAAAGATAATACTATAGTTACAACAACTTTGATGATATTATTGTTTTTAGGAATTGGAATAGCAACTGGTTCGAAAAATATGACAACATTAAGCGGGAATACAAATTGGGTTGTTTGGGTTTTTATACAAAGTTTAACTTTTGCTGCAGGAATGGTTATACTTTTATCTGGTGTAAGGATGTTGATAGCTGCAATTGTGCCAGCATTTAAGGGTATATCTGACAAAATAATACCTAATGCTATACCAGCTGTAGATTGTGCTGCATTTTTCCCATATTCGCCTAATGGTGCAGTTATCGGATTTATAGGTTCAGTAGTAGGCGCATTAGTTGTATTAGCATTGTTAATTTCAATAAAAAGTTCAATTATTATTTTCCCAAGTCCAATTATAATGGTTTTTGATGGTGGCGTTGTAGGTGTTTTTGCTAATAAAACAGGTGGCTGGAGGGGATCTTTGATTGCAGGATTTGTGAATAGTTTTATAGCACATCTAGGATTGGTAGCTTTGTATCCATTAATGGGTTGTGTTTATGGATCTGGATTAATGTTTTCTAATATAGATTGGACAGTAGTTTGGTTGCCAGTGCTATATATTATTAAGGCAATTGGATCATTGTTTGGATTTGCAATTTAA
- a CDS encoding PTS sugar transporter subunit IIB, translating to MKIVTICGMGVGTSVIAKMNVENLLKKLNLDGDVQSCDLGSVTSTNADIYVTTKEIYETLPDSIKSKTIQISNFVVMKEVEEALIPVLKK from the coding sequence ATGAAAATAGTAACAATTTGCGGTATGGGAGTAGGAACAAGTGTTATAGCAAAGATGAATGTAGAAAATCTCTTGAAGAAATTAAACTTAGATGGTGATGTTCAATCATGCGATTTAGGTAGTGTTACTTCCACAAATGCAGACATTTATGTAACAACAAAAGAGATATATGAAACTTTACCTGATTCGATTAAAAGTAAGACTATACAGATTTCAAATTTTGTTGTAATGAAAGAAGTTGAAGAAGCATTAATCCCTGTCTTAAAAAAATAA
- a CDS encoding BglG family transcription antiterminator, with protein MKEVIIIILNERCTHILIKLVNSSLPVKITELASSFKVSSRTIRYDLDAIDEFLKYNNLPQLMRKPNVGVKFSESLEDRKKALDILDDVSIYHYALSQKERVNIILSNLMGQKDYTTINTLADKLLVSRSTIINDLENVRKWLLEHGLELKSVPKYGLKVIGDEKRVRKAAIELLTETVDIEKVLDIVKSPMYTKINVGMDNEIKRLFQDIDISYIEECIRIAENELETVFSDAAFTGLVAHIAIAIKRIELGRDIIMPTEELKSLEMTKEFSVASNIAKMLEKHFNVNIPIDEIGYMTVHLLGSNVTNKKSNKDKNWLELELITKKIISNVEREVNIDLSRDVQLFEGLLEHVRPTVYRLSHGLELKNPVLDEIKRNYSRLFEVVKGCLKPLEEYAGNKLNDEEIGYFVMHFGAAIERQKSLVINRMDVLVVCGTGIGTAKMLSSRLQSVFNVNIKGTVAYHQVKDELKKKHVDLIVSTVPVDAEGIKTVVVNPLLTENDIEKLKLFIKNDRTYAIKLDDLIEIIEKHCSILNRQKLIEELKEFLDIEDVNEERGVAEPLLKDLLTEKTIRLNVEVKDWEEAVRIGGELLEKDGAIEHRYIDAMIDSVKEIGPYIVIAPGIAMPHARPESGAKKIGMSLITLKNPVNFGNKENDPVKIVVCLCAIDHSSHLKALSELVELLGDDEKVKKIKYAEDRETVLKYIN; from the coding sequence ATGAAAGAGGTGATAATTATCATACTCAATGAAAGGTGCACACATATACTGATAAAGCTTGTTAATTCAAGCCTCCCGGTCAAGATCACTGAACTGGCCAGTTCATTTAAAGTGAGCTCAAGGACGATAAGATACGACCTTGATGCAATTGATGAATTTTTAAAGTACAACAATTTGCCACAATTAATGAGAAAACCAAATGTAGGTGTGAAATTTTCTGAATCATTGGAAGATAGAAAAAAGGCATTAGATATTTTAGACGACGTAAGCATTTACCATTATGCACTTTCGCAAAAAGAAAGGGTTAATATAATTTTAAGCAATTTGATGGGGCAGAAAGATTATACGACGATAAACACACTGGCAGACAAATTATTGGTATCAAGAAGCACTATAATAAATGACCTTGAAAATGTGAGAAAATGGCTTTTAGAGCATGGGCTTGAGCTTAAGTCAGTGCCAAAGTATGGATTGAAAGTCATAGGAGATGAGAAAAGAGTCAGAAAAGCTGCTATAGAACTTCTTACTGAAACGGTAGATATAGAAAAAGTGCTTGACATCGTGAAATCGCCTATGTACACGAAGATAAATGTAGGCATGGACAACGAAATAAAAAGGCTCTTTCAAGATATTGATATATCGTACATTGAAGAATGCATAAGAATTGCGGAAAATGAATTGGAGACGGTATTTTCCGATGCGGCTTTTACGGGATTAGTTGCCCACATTGCAATTGCCATAAAGAGGATAGAGCTTGGAAGAGACATCATAATGCCTACAGAAGAATTAAAATCGCTGGAAATGACAAAGGAATTCAGTGTCGCTTCAAATATAGCTAAGATGCTTGAAAAGCATTTTAATGTCAACATACCTATAGATGAGATTGGCTATATGACTGTCCATCTTTTAGGGAGTAATGTAACGAATAAGAAAAGCAACAAAGATAAAAATTGGCTTGAACTGGAGCTTATTACGAAAAAAATTATAAGCAATGTAGAAAGAGAAGTAAATATAGACTTATCCAGAGATGTGCAGCTTTTTGAAGGCCTTTTAGAGCATGTAAGGCCTACGGTATACAGATTAAGCCATGGCTTAGAGCTGAAGAATCCAGTATTGGATGAAATAAAAAGGAATTACAGCAGGCTTTTTGAAGTAGTGAAAGGATGTTTAAAGCCCTTAGAAGAATATGCAGGAAATAAGCTTAATGATGAAGAAATCGGTTATTTTGTGATGCATTTCGGTGCTGCTATAGAGAGGCAAAAATCACTGGTAATAAATAGAATGGATGTGCTTGTTGTATGTGGCACAGGAATTGGAACGGCAAAGATGCTGTCATCAAGGCTTCAATCGGTTTTCAATGTAAATATAAAAGGAACTGTAGCATACCATCAAGTAAAAGACGAATTAAAGAAAAAACATGTTGATTTGATAGTGTCTACTGTTCCAGTGGATGCGGAAGGAATTAAAACTGTAGTTGTAAATCCTTTGTTAACTGAAAATGACATTGAGAAGTTGAAATTGTTTATAAAAAATGACAGGACATACGCAATCAAGTTAGACGATCTAATTGAAATTATTGAGAAGCATTGCAGTATTTTAAACAGGCAAAAACTGATCGAAGAACTTAAAGAATTCTTAGATATAGAAGATGTAAACGAAGAGAGAGGAGTTGCAGAACCATTGTTAAAAGACCTTTTGACAGAAAAGACTATTAGGCTGAATGTTGAAGTGAAGGATTGGGAAGAAGCAGTAAGGATTGGAGGTGAGCTTCTAGAAAAAGATGGCGCCATAGAGCATAGGTATATAGACGCAATGATAGATTCTGTGAAAGAGATAGGACCATATATTGTCATTGCACCGGGTATAGCAATGCCTCATGCAAGACCAGAATCAGGAGCTAAAAAAATAGGCATGAGCCTCATCACTCTTAAAAATCCAGTAAATTTCGGCAATAAAGAAAATGATCCAGTAAAAATAGTTGTATGCCTTTGTGCCATAGACCATTCATCACACTTAAAAGCACTATCGGAGTTGGTGGAACTGCTGGGGGATGATGAGAAAGTTAAAAAGATAAAATATGCAGAAGATAGAGAAACAGTACTAAAATATATAAATTAA
- a CDS encoding colicin immunity domain-containing protein — protein MKAVEYLVELANKYLIGEIDAKSFSEKFESYFYEAEEAIYDYDKKIYNVLDNIREAIAYYESDENIREKTKYLIDDDELNHKVKINLEKLKNISIKTA, from the coding sequence ATGAAAGCAGTAGAGTATTTAGTCGAATTAGCTAATAAATATTTAATAGGTGAGATAGATGCAAAATCATTTTCTGAGAAGTTCGAGTCATATTTCTATGAAGCAGAAGAAGCTATCTATGATTATGATAAAAAAATTTATAATGTATTAGATAATATACGGGAAGCAATAGCATATTATGAGTCGGATGAGAACATCAGAGAAAAAACCAAGTATTTAATCGATGATGATGAATTAAATCATAAAGTCAAAATAAATCTTGAAAAACTTAAAAATATTAGCATTAAAACTGCATAG
- a CDS encoding sugar kinase: MAKVLLAGEPMALFIADEEGTLDNVSNFTKALAGAEANVAIGLSRLGHNVKYITKLGNDPFGKYIYKKLSEEKIDVSSIKFTDEYPTGFMLKSKTSEGDPDIFYFRKGSAASHITPDDIDCDVSRLKHIHITGITAALSKDTLNTVYKMIQIGKENGIRISFDPNIRKSLWKSEDEMVTTLNDIAYNCNIVMPGIKEGLILTGSNDVDDIADFYLKRGVEAVIIKIGDKGAYVKTKDESFTVRGYKVEKVVDTVGAGDGFATGVISGLLEGLTLKDAVKRGNAIGAIIIMSPGDNDGLPDRDTLEKFMNEN; this comes from the coding sequence TTGGCAAAGGTTTTATTGGCAGGAGAACCTATGGCATTGTTCATTGCAGATGAAGAAGGTACTCTTGACAATGTCAGCAATTTTACGAAGGCATTGGCAGGTGCAGAAGCAAATGTGGCCATAGGCTTAAGTAGGCTTGGGCATAATGTTAAGTACATTACGAAGCTTGGCAATGACCCTTTCGGAAAGTACATTTACAAGAAATTGTCGGAAGAAAAAATCGATGTTTCATCTATAAAGTTTACAGATGAGTACCCGACAGGTTTTATGCTTAAATCAAAGACATCAGAAGGAGATCCAGATATATTTTACTTTAGAAAGGGTTCAGCAGCATCACACATAACACCTGACGACATTGATTGTGATGTGAGTCGGCTTAAGCACATACACATTACAGGCATAACAGCGGCTCTTTCAAAAGACACATTGAATACTGTCTACAAAATGATTCAGATTGGAAAAGAAAATGGCATAAGGATTTCATTTGATCCCAATATACGAAAGAGCCTGTGGAAAAGCGAAGATGAGATGGTGACTACGTTAAACGACATCGCATACAATTGCAATATTGTCATGCCAGGTATAAAAGAAGGCTTGATTTTGACAGGATCGAATGATGTTGATGATATAGCTGATTTTTACTTAAAGCGAGGAGTTGAAGCTGTTATCATAAAGATTGGTGACAAAGGAGCATATGTCAAGACAAAAGACGAAAGCTTTACTGTAAGAGGGTATAAAGTTGAAAAAGTAGTTGACACGGTGGGCGCTGGAGATGGATTTGCAACAGGTGTAATAAGCGGGCTGTTAGAAGGGCTTACGCTAAAAGATGCAGTAAAAAGAGGCAATGCAATAGGTGCGATAATAATCATGTCGCCAGGTGACAACGATGGACTGCCGGATAGAGATACATTGGAAAAATTTATGAATGAAAATTAA